In one Silene latifolia isolate original U9 population chromosome 10, ASM4854445v1, whole genome shotgun sequence genomic region, the following are encoded:
- the LOC141605055 gene encoding desiccation protectant protein Lea14 homolog: protein MSGLIDKAKNFVAEKIAEMPKPEASIQDVDFKKLSRAGVMYQAKVGVMNPYSHSIPICEISYSLKSDSREIASGKIPDPGSIKGKETTVLEVPMLVPHDILMSLAKDIWRDWDIDYELAIGLIIDLPVVGNLTFPLTTKGEMKLPTLGELFGRGGAAADDDKKE, encoded by the exons atgtcgGGATTGATAGACAAAGCGAAGAACTTCGTGGCGGAGAAGATCGCCGAAATGCCGAAACCGGAAGCAAGTATTCAAGATGTAGATTTCAAGAAACTTAGCAGGGCCGGCGTTATGTACCAAGCCAAGGTTGGCGTTATGAATCCTTACTCTCATTCTATTCCTATTTGCGAGATCTCTTACTCTCTCAAAAGCGACTCCCG GGAGATAGCATCAGGAAAGATACCAGATCCAGGATCAATAAAAGGGAAGGAGACAACAGTACTAGAAGTGCCAATGTTGGTGCCACATGACATCCTAATGAGCTTAGCAAAGGATATATGGAGAGACTGGGACATTGATTATGAACTTGCTATTGGTCTCATTATTGACCTTCCTGTTGTTGGTAACCTTACTTTTCCCCTTACTACCAAAGGTGAGATGAAGCTTCCTACCCTCGGCGAGCTCTTTGGTCGAGGCGGTGCCGCTGCTGATGATGACAAGAAGGAATGA
- the LOC141605054 gene encoding reticulon-like protein B6: protein MAENGDTIAPESFMEKIAEKLHFHDTSNSEHQKDKAKEQEKLHQHSSSSSSSLDDESDKHKTTSSPSAMKNKVSRLFGREKPVHQVLGGGKPADVFLWRNKKISAGVLGTATAIWIFFELLEYHFLTLVCHVLIFSLAGFFLWSNATTFINKSPPNFPELSLPEKPFLQVAATLSFELNRAFALLHDIAIGKNLKKFLAVVAGLWVMSIVGKSCDFLTLIYINFVLLHTVPVLYEKHEDKVDAFGVKAMTEAKKHYAVVNEKYISKIPRATLKTKKAD from the exons atGGCGGAAAACGGCGATACCATTGCACCAGAGTCATTCATGGAGAAAATCGCTGAGAAACTCCATTTCCACGACACTAGCAACAGTGAGCATCAAAAGGATAAAGCTAAAGAGCAAGAGAAACTTCACCAAcactcttcctcctcctcctcttcgttAGATGATGAATCTGACAAGCACAAAACGACGTCGTCTCCTTCCGCTATGAAAAATAAGGTATCTCGCCTCTTTGGCCGGGAGAAACCTGTTCACCAAGTCCTCGGCGGCGGCAAAC CTGCTGATGTGTTCCTGTGGAGAAACAAGAAGATTTCAGCTGGTGTTTTGGGAACAGCAACTGCAATTTGGATTTTCTTTGAGCTGCTCGAATATCATTTTCTTACTCTCGTTTGCCATGTCCTGATTTTCAGCCTTGCTGGTTTTTTCTTGTGGTCTAATGCCACCACCTTTATCAACAA GTCTCCTCCGAACTTTCCAGAGTTGAGTCTACCAGAGAAACCATTCCTTCAGGTTGCTGCTACCTTGAGCTTTGAGTTAAATCGGGCTTTTGCATTGTTGCATGATATTGCCATTGGTAAAAATTTGAAGAAGTTCCTCGCT GTGGTTGCAGGATTGTGGGTGATGTCAATTGTGGGCAAAAGCTGTGACTTTCTAACCCTAATTTATATAA ACTTTGTATTATTGCACACTGTGCCTGTTCTCTACGAGAAGCATGAAGACAAGGTTGATGCTTTTGGAGTAAAGGCAATGACCGAGGCCAAGAAGCATTATGCTGTGGTTAACGAAAAATACATCAGTAAAATCCCCAGAGCTACTCTGAAGACCAAGAAGGCAGATTAG